CTATCACCAGCACCGATTTAAGCGGTGGGCATGGCGGCCATGGTGGCACACTCGCAGGTTTGAAAGTTCAAATCATTGATGCCGTTACCGGAATGATTGACAAAGAAATTGCGCTCAACAAAATGCCACACAATGCAATTTTCAATCCTTCGGGAACAGAACTTTGGTTGGGTCAATCCGACAGCATTCAAAGTCAGGTCTTGGTTTACAATACTTCGGACTGGTCTTTGAAAAACACTATTAATGTAGGCGCAGGGCTTTCAGAAGTTACTTTTTCATCAGACGGCACAATGGCTTTTGCATGTAATACAGATGACGGAACCGTTTCCCTCATTGATGCCAACAGCAAAATGATACACACTACGCTTACCGTTGGACAAGACCCTGTTGGCGCATGGACGGCAAGCAACGGCAAAATGTATGTGGACAATGAAACGAGCCAAACCATTTCTGAAATTACGGTTTCATCCATGAGCGTTACCGCTACCATCAATCTTGGTTTCAAACCCGGGTATGCTGCTTACAACTCTTCAAATAGTGAGTTGTGGGTTTCCGATGCTACCAACGGCAAGGTTGCATATTACACTTTTGACGGAACTAACTGGAATTTGCAGGGCAACATTACAACCGGAGCAGATGCTCATGCCATAGCTTTTATTGCCGATGGCAGCAAAGCGTATGTTACCAATCAGGGCGCAAACACGGTTTCGGTTATTGATGTAGCTACTCATGCGGTTACAGCAACCATCAATGTAGGCACTAAACCCAACGGCATTGTCATTAAACAGTAATTCAAAATCTATCAATCAATAAAAACAAACAAAATGAAAAACACCGTAATCCTATTTTCCATGATAGCAACATTAGCATTTGCATCATGCAACAATTCGCAAAAAACAGAAACCAAAACAGATAACACGCAAACTACAGCTTTGTATCAATGCCCGATGGACTGCGAAAAAGGTAAAACTTACGACAAGCCCGGACAATGCCCCGTTTGCAACATGGACTTGGTAAAAAAAGAATAACAGATGAAACTCTTCATCAAAAACATGGTCTGTAACCGTTGTAAAATGGTGGTGAAGTCTGAGTTGGAGAAACTTGGGCTTCGCCCCCTTGCGGTTGAGTTGGGCGAAGTAGAAATAGCAGACGACTTACAGGGCTACCAACGACAGGACATTCATTCCGCGCTGCAAAAATTCGGCTTCGCTTTATTAGACGATAAAAAAAGTGTCATTATAGAACGTATCAAAAACCTGATTGTTGATTTGGTGCAAAACAAAAACAACCAACTGCAAACAAACCTGTCCGACTATTTAAGCAAAGAACTACGCCAAGATTACACTTACATCAGCAATCTGTTTACACAGGTAGAAGGAACAACTATTGAACAGTATTTCATCGCGCAAAAAATTGAACGGGTAAAAGAATTATTGGTTTACGATGAATTGAGCTTGAGCGAAAACGCCTACCAACTCAATTACAGCAGCGTGGCGCATTTAAGCACACAGTTTAAAAAAGTAACGGGCTTTACCCCTTCGCATTTCAAACAACTGAAAGAAAAAAAACGCAACCCGCTTGAAGAACTGTAAAACATATAAATCATTTCAAAAATTGTATAACGCCTTTGGCGTAATACCGATGCAACTTTGTGCCATTGTTAAACAAAAAAATAAAACAACATGACACATACTTATCAAATTACAGGAATGACCTGCGGCAGTTGCGAAGCCAAAGTAAAAAGTGCTTTACTCACATTGCCCGATGTAACCAATGTAGAAGTTACAAGAACCTCAGCAACCATTTCAATGGACAAACACATTGCTTTATCAGAACTGCAAAAAGCAATTGGAGCAAAAGGCAACTACACTATTTCAGCAGAACATCACAGCGAAGCGGCTGAACAAACCAAGTCATGGTTCGCCATTTACAAACCAATTCTTTTAATCTTCGCTTACATCACCGTTGTTTCTTTCATCGCTTCATTTCACAATGGAGCAATTCACGCCATGCACTTCATGCAGATTTTTATGGCGGGGTTCTTTCTCACTTTTTCATTTTTCAAAATGCTCAATCTATCGGGCTTTGCCGAAAGTTATGTCATGTATGATGTAATTGCCAAACGAATTCCCATTTGGGCTTACCTCTATGCCTTTATTGAACTCGCTTTAGGAATTGCTTATGCTGTCAACTTCAATCCGCTGATTACAAATGCCACAACATTTATTGTAATGTCGGTAAGCATCATTGGTGTTTTGCAAAGCGTGTTGAACAAAAAGAAAATTCAATGCGCTTGTTTGGGAGCAGTTTTCAATTTACCCATGAGCACTGTTACTATTATTGAAGATGCGCTGATGATTGCTATGTCGGGCATCATGTTAATTCAAATAATCTGACATGACCAACATAAAATAATCAACCTATGCAACAGCATCACCATCATCCGCAGGGCCAGCATAAGCATGACCACCATCATGCCGAAGAACTTCATGTTTCAAATCATCCATCAAGCGGACACGACAAACATGCCGGGCATAATGTTTCTGATTTTTGGAAAAGGTTTATTGTATGCTCTATAATATCTATCCCTATGCTTGCCCTTTCGCACATGATACAACTGTGGTTTGGGTTTGAATTAGCTTTTATAGGAGATAAATATGTATTGGCAGCACTCTCCACTTTCATTTTTGTTTATGGTGTATTTCCTTTTCTGAAAGGTTTGTATGACGAAGTAAAAGACAAAGCAATTGGAATGATGACGCTGATTGGCGTAGCCATTTCTGTTGCCTGGGCTTATAGTGTTGCCATCACTTTCGGGTTGAAGGGCATGGATTTTTATTGGGAAATGGCAACGCTGATAGACATCATGCTCATTGGACATTACTTTGAAATGAAATCAGTAATGGGCGCTTCTCGCTCTTTGGAATTGTTAGTCAGAATGATGCCATCAACGGCTCACCATGTAGTGAACGGTGCAATTCATGATATGCCTGTTAGCGAATTGAAAATTGAAGATGTAGTATTGGTAAAGCCGGGCGAAAAAATTCCGGTTGATGGAATTGTAATAGAAGGAGAAAGCTATGTGGACGAGAGTATGCTCACAGGCGAAAGCAAGCCTGTAAAAAAAGAAAAGAACAGTAAAGTAATTGGCGGTGCAGTTAACGACAATGGTTCACTCACTATAAAAGTAGTAAGCACAGGCAAAGACAGCTATCTGAACAAAGTTGTGAAGCTGGTTGAAGATGCACAAAAGGTGAAATCAAAAACTCAAAATTTTGCCGACCGTGCAGCAAAGGTGTTGACATTTATTGCTTTAGGCGGTGGTGTCATTACGCTTGCTGTTTGGTTACTATTAGGTTTTCCATTTGTGTTTGCCTTGGAGAGAATGGTAACAGTAATGGTTATTTCTTGTCCTCATGCGTTAGGATTAGCCGTTCCTTTAGTAGTAGCTATTTCAACATCTATTTCCGCACAGAAAGGTTTGCTCATTCGCAACAGAACCGTTTTTGAAAATGCACGGCTGATTACAACCATCATCTTTGACAAAACCGGAACACTTACTAAAGGTTCACATGAGTTACAGGAAATAAAAGTGTTGAATACAAATTTTGATGATAAGGAATTACTTCGGCTTGCATCAGGCATTGAACAGCATTCCGAGCATTATATCGCAGCAGGTTTGTTGAGGAAGGTTAAAGAATTGAACATCGCAATTCCCAAATCTGAAAACTTCAATTATCTCCCCGGCAAAGGATTAGAAGGGATTGTTGAAGGAAGTAACATCAAAGTAGTTGGTCCGAATTACTTGAAAGAAAACAATATCAGCATAACTGAAACTAACGATGATTTTACAGGAACAGTTGTTTATGTTCTGATTGATAAAAACGTTGCAGGATATTTTACCTTCTCTGACCAGATAAGAGAAAGCTCCTTTGAAGCTATTCAAATACTGAAAGATGCAGGAATTAAAAACTTGCTGCTTACAGGCGACAATGAAAAAGTAGCAAAGAGAGTAAGGGATGAATTGAATATGGATGGCTTTTTAGCCAACGTATTGCCGCACGACAAGTTAGAAAAAGTAAAAGAGCTTCAGGGAAAAGGTGAGTATGTTGCCATGACAGGCGATGGTGTAAATGATGCGCCTGCATTGGCTCAGGCGGATGTGGGCATTGCTGTTGGTTCGGGAACGGATGTGGCAGCGGAAACAGCCGACATCATATTGGTAAACTCAGACCCGAAAGACATTGCCAACCTGATTTTGTTTGGTAAAGCCACCTACAATAAAATGATACAAAACCTTTGGTGGGCTGCGGGTTATAACATTATCGCCATTCCTTTAGCAGCAGGTGTTTTGTATCAA
This genomic stretch from Bacteroidota bacterium harbors:
- a CDS encoding YncE family protein, encoding MDMLNIDYPAAYIVNGSSNNISVVKLADNTVTETISLNGATYPHHISLNPAKTKLAVAITSTDLSGGHGGHGGTLAGLKVQIIDAVTGMIDKEIALNKMPHNAIFNPSGTELWLGQSDSIQSQVLVYNTSDWSLKNTINVGAGLSEVTFSSDGTMAFACNTDDGTVSLIDANSKMIHTTLTVGQDPVGAWTASNGKMYVDNETSQTISEITVSSMSVTATINLGFKPGYAAYNSSNSELWVSDATNGKVAYYTFDGTNWNLQGNITTGADAHAIAFIADGSKAYVTNQGANTVSVIDVATHAVTATINVGTKPNGIVIKQ
- a CDS encoding helix-turn-helix transcriptional regulator; this translates as MKLFIKNMVCNRCKMVVKSELEKLGLRPLAVELGEVEIADDLQGYQRQDIHSALQKFGFALLDDKKSVIIERIKNLIVDLVQNKNNQLQTNLSDYLSKELRQDYTYISNLFTQVEGTTIEQYFIAQKIERVKELLVYDELSLSENAYQLNYSSVAHLSTQFKKVTGFTPSHFKQLKEKKRNPLEEL
- a CDS encoding cation transporter → MTHTYQITGMTCGSCEAKVKSALLTLPDVTNVEVTRTSATISMDKHIALSELQKAIGAKGNYTISAEHHSEAAEQTKSWFAIYKPILLIFAYITVVSFIASFHNGAIHAMHFMQIFMAGFFLTFSFFKMLNLSGFAESYVMYDVIAKRIPIWAYLYAFIELALGIAYAVNFNPLITNATTFIVMSVSIIGVLQSVLNKKKIQCACLGAVFNLPMSTVTIIEDALMIAMSGIMLIQII
- the cadA gene encoding cadmium-translocating P-type ATPase, with the translated sequence MQQHHHHPQGQHKHDHHHAEELHVSNHPSSGHDKHAGHNVSDFWKRFIVCSIISIPMLALSHMIQLWFGFELAFIGDKYVLAALSTFIFVYGVFPFLKGLYDEVKDKAIGMMTLIGVAISVAWAYSVAITFGLKGMDFYWEMATLIDIMLIGHYFEMKSVMGASRSLELLVRMMPSTAHHVVNGAIHDMPVSELKIEDVVLVKPGEKIPVDGIVIEGESYVDESMLTGESKPVKKEKNSKVIGGAVNDNGSLTIKVVSTGKDSYLNKVVKLVEDAQKVKSKTQNFADRAAKVLTFIALGGGVITLAVWLLLGFPFVFALERMVTVMVISCPHALGLAVPLVVAISTSISAQKGLLIRNRTVFENARLITTIIFDKTGTLTKGSHELQEIKVLNTNFDDKELLRLASGIEQHSEHYIAAGLLRKVKELNIAIPKSENFNYLPGKGLEGIVEGSNIKVVGPNYLKENNISITETNDDFTGTVVYVLIDKNVAGYFTFSDQIRESSFEAIQILKDAGIKNLLLTGDNEKVAKRVRDELNMDGFLANVLPHDKLEKVKELQGKGEYVAMTGDGVNDAPALAQADVGIAVGSGTDVAAETADIILVNSDPKDIANLILFGKATYNKMIQNLWWAAGYNIIAIPLAAGVLYQWNIMLSPAVGAVLMSLSTIVVAINAQLLKAKFR